A stretch of the Procambarus clarkii isolate CNS0578487 chromosome 47, FALCON_Pclarkii_2.0, whole genome shotgun sequence genome encodes the following:
- the LOC138350839 gene encoding uncharacterized protein, which translates to MSLWRRQRPRPSGSSQHHVTRAPITLSVGAPLPSPSGPPLPSPSGPPLPSPSGPPLPSPSGPHYPLRRGPITLSVGASITLSVGASITLSVGASITLSVGASITLSVGASMHYPLRRGPITLSVGASITLSVGASITLSVGASITLSVGAPLPSPSGPHYPLRRGPITLSVGVTLTSPSGPINLSVGPPLTAPSGPHYPLRRGPITLSVGASITLSVGASITLSVGASITLSVGAPLPSPSGPPLPSPSGPPLPSPSGPH; encoded by the coding sequence atgtccctttGGAGACGCCAAAGACCACGTCCCTCTGGGTCCTCCCAACACCACGTCACTCGGGCCCCCATTACCCTCTCCGTCGGGGCCCCATTACCCTCTCCGTCGGGGCCTCCATTACCCTCTCCGTCAGGGCCTCCATTACCCTCTCCGTCGGGGCCTCCATTACCCTCTCCGTCGGGGCCCCATTACCCTCTCCGTCGGGGCCCCATTACCCTCTCCGTCGGGGCCTCCATTACCCTCTCCGTCGGGGCCTCCATTACCCTCTCCGTCGGGGCCTCCATTACCCTCTCCGTCGGGGCCTCCATTACCCTCTCCGTCGGGGCCTCCATGCATTACCCTCTCCGTCGGGGCCCCATTACCCTCTCCGTCGGGGCCTCCATTACCCTCTCCGTCGGGGCCTCCATTACCCTCTCCGTCGGGGCCTCCATTACCCTCTCCGTCGGGGCCCCATTACCCTCTCCGTCGGGGCCCCATTACCCTCTCCGTCGGGGCCCCATTACCCTCTCCGTCGGGGTCACATTAACCTCTCCGTCGGGCCCCATTAACCTCTCCGTCGGGCCCCCATTAACCGCTCCGTCGGGGCCCCATTACCCTCTCCGTCGAGGCCCCATTACCCTCTCCGTCGGGGCCTCCATTACCCTCTCCGTCGGGGCCTCCATTACCCTCTCCGTCGGGGCCTCCATTACCCTCTCCGTCGGGGCCCCATTACCCTCTCCGTCGGGGCCTCCATTACCCTCTCCGTCGGGGCCTCCATTACCCTCTCCGTCGGGGCCCCATTAA